In one window of Nakamurella sp. PAMC28650 DNA:
- a CDS encoding reverse transcriptase family protein, whose product MPDGRARLAIALADAFLAGAWTSDGLRTQGQLVLGARHAWLRRLAREVIKAYPEPPSDRPRELFAFVLQTQAMAQVERRAARPGGGFPLPLHRLTAPTSMIRHPFPVTSLDHAGDLAALLGVSMEELLWFGDTNGLQRRARSDRLQHYRSTWVPSVSGGRLLEAPLSRLKAIQRQILAQILTPIPIHDAAHGFVVGRSARTGAAPHVGTGLLISLDLESFFASITGSRIYGVLRAAGYPEPVAHLLTGLCATATPVRVLAEMPGTAAPSAFRLRRRLAEPHLPQGAPTSPQLANLCAFAIDRRLSAYASAIGAVYTRYADDLTFSGDTLVVRQRGVVAAVARIVAEEGFRLHIDKTRTRGRDARQQVTGVVVNASTTVPRRDYDTLRAILHNCVTHGPSTQNRVEHNDFRAHLRGRISWVASLDAGRGRKLLATFEQIDWT is encoded by the coding sequence ATGCCGGACGGACGGGCTCGACTGGCGATTGCTCTCGCCGATGCCTTCCTGGCCGGCGCCTGGACTTCCGACGGCCTGCGCACCCAGGGGCAACTCGTCCTGGGAGCCAGACACGCCTGGCTCCGCCGACTGGCGCGCGAGGTGATCAAGGCCTATCCGGAGCCTCCCTCCGACCGGCCGCGGGAGCTGTTCGCGTTCGTCCTGCAGACGCAGGCAATGGCGCAGGTGGAGCGCCGGGCCGCCCGGCCCGGCGGCGGGTTCCCGCTGCCGCTGCATCGCCTCACCGCGCCGACATCGATGATCCGGCACCCGTTTCCGGTCACGAGCCTGGATCACGCCGGCGATCTGGCGGCCCTGCTCGGCGTCTCGATGGAAGAACTGCTGTGGTTCGGCGACACCAACGGCCTGCAGCGCCGGGCGCGCTCGGACCGCCTGCAGCACTACCGATCCACCTGGGTGCCGTCGGTGAGCGGGGGGCGACTGCTGGAGGCCCCGCTGTCCCGGCTCAAGGCAATCCAGCGGCAGATCCTCGCGCAGATTCTGACGCCGATCCCGATACACGACGCGGCGCACGGTTTCGTCGTGGGCCGGAGTGCCCGCACGGGGGCCGCGCCGCACGTCGGTACCGGCCTGTTGATCAGTCTGGATCTCGAGTCGTTCTTCGCCTCCATCACCGGGAGTCGGATCTACGGGGTTCTCCGCGCCGCCGGTTACCCGGAGCCGGTGGCACATCTGCTGACCGGCCTGTGCGCCACTGCCACCCCGGTGCGGGTGCTGGCCGAGATGCCGGGAACCGCTGCGCCGTCGGCGTTCCGGCTGCGTCGGCGGCTGGCCGAGCCGCATCTCCCGCAGGGTGCACCGACTTCACCGCAACTGGCCAACCTCTGCGCCTTCGCAATCGACCGTCGGTTGTCGGCGTATGCCTCGGCAATCGGGGCCGTCTACACCAGATATGCCGACGACCTCACGTTCTCCGGCGACACCCTGGTGGTCCGGCAACGGGGGGTTGTCGCAGCGGTCGCGCGAATCGTCGCGGAAGAGGGTTTCCGGCTGCACATCGACAAGACCAGGACGCGCGGGCGGGACGCCCGGCAGCAGGTCACCGGGGTCGTGGTCAACGCCTCTACCACCGTGCCGCGCCGGGACTACGACACGCTGCGGGCCATTCTGCACAACTGCGTCACCCATGGCCCCTCGACGCAGAACAGAGTGGAGCACAACGATTTCCGGGCGCACCTGCGCGGGCGGATCTCCTGGGTCGCGTCGTTGGACGCCGGTCGTGGCCGAAAACTGCTGGCCACCTTCGAGCAGATCGACTGGACCTAG
- a CDS encoding MDR family MFS transporter: MATTDTSAPQTAAPQSPAGLTHKQILTILVGLLLGMLLAALDQTIVSTAIRTIGDDLHGLNIQAWVTTAYLITSTVTTPLYGKLSDIYGRRPLFLFAISIFILGSLASSFATSMPMLAAFRAFQGIGAGGLFSMAFAVLADIVPPRERAKYQGYFLAVFGTSSVIGPLVGGFFAGTTSILGISGWRWVFLVNVPIGAVALFVVFKVLHIPHVRRNHRIDWWGALALVVGIVPILIVAEQGSVWGWLSARILGLIAVGLVGIAAFIFVEFKMKDDALIPMRLFKAATFSLGLGVNALVGVGMFGAISMLPLYLQLVKGVTPTQSGLQLLPLMLGLMIGAIASGQLTSRTGKYKIFPVIGTAILTVAFVLLLTIKVSTNYPQLAVYFLLVGLGLGLCMQTLLIAVQNSVPARDIGVATSSATFFRQLGGTLGVGIFLSLLFNTLPNNISKALQASSTDPSFQQAAGKAAAVAGQNVPTYLGSLGGQLTVDSSFLSKIDPLIAHPYQVGFVNSTHVVYICGAICMVIAFGLVMMIKQVPLRTMSALQETQMEQASLEAESLPADGGPSAPDLSKSAPAETASEAVSSVVPGAPSKGNGHAPAHSPDATGEHVAVAVLIAKSDVLTEGRPVGTDHGRHEA; this comes from the coding sequence ATGGCCACCACTGACACATCCGCGCCGCAGACCGCAGCACCGCAGAGTCCCGCGGGCCTGACGCACAAGCAGATCCTGACGATCCTGGTGGGTCTACTCCTGGGGATGTTGCTCGCCGCCCTCGACCAGACGATCGTCTCCACCGCGATCCGCACGATCGGTGACGACCTGCACGGTCTCAACATCCAGGCCTGGGTCACCACCGCCTACCTGATCACCTCGACCGTGACCACGCCGCTGTACGGCAAGCTCTCGGACATCTACGGCAGACGTCCGCTGTTCCTGTTCGCCATCTCGATCTTCATCCTCGGGTCGCTGGCGAGCTCGTTCGCCACCTCGATGCCGATGCTCGCCGCCTTCCGCGCATTCCAGGGCATCGGCGCCGGCGGTCTGTTCTCGATGGCCTTCGCCGTGCTCGCCGACATCGTTCCCCCGCGTGAGCGCGCCAAGTACCAGGGCTACTTCCTGGCCGTGTTCGGCACCTCATCGGTGATCGGTCCGCTGGTCGGAGGCTTCTTCGCCGGCACCACCAGCATCCTGGGCATCTCGGGCTGGCGCTGGGTCTTCCTGGTCAACGTCCCGATCGGTGCCGTCGCGCTGTTCGTGGTGTTCAAGGTCCTGCACATCCCGCACGTCCGGCGCAACCACCGCATCGACTGGTGGGGCGCACTGGCCCTCGTCGTCGGTATCGTGCCGATCCTGATCGTGGCCGAACAGGGCAGTGTCTGGGGCTGGCTCTCGGCCAGGATCCTGGGGCTGATCGCGGTCGGCCTGGTCGGTATCGCTGCGTTCATCTTCGTGGAGTTCAAGATGAAGGACGACGCGTTGATCCCGATGCGCCTGTTCAAGGCCGCGACGTTCAGCCTCGGCCTGGGCGTCAACGCGCTGGTCGGTGTCGGCATGTTCGGGGCCATCTCGATGCTGCCGCTCTACCTGCAGTTGGTGAAGGGCGTCACCCCCACCCAGTCGGGCCTGCAGTTGCTGCCCCTGATGCTGGGACTGATGATCGGGGCCATCGCCTCCGGGCAGCTGACCTCGCGGACCGGCAAGTACAAGATCTTCCCGGTGATCGGAACGGCGATCCTGACGGTGGCGTTCGTCCTGCTGCTGACGATCAAGGTCTCCACGAACTATCCGCAGTTGGCGGTCTACTTCCTGCTCGTCGGCCTGGGACTGGGCCTGTGCATGCAGACCCTGTTGATCGCCGTCCAGAACTCGGTGCCGGCGCGGGACATCGGAGTGGCGACATCGTCGGCGACGTTCTTCCGTCAGCTCGGCGGCACCCTCGGGGTCGGAATCTTCCTGTCGCTGCTGTTCAACACCCTGCCGAACAACATCAGCAAGGCACTGCAGGCCTCCTCCACCGATCCGTCGTTCCAGCAGGCGGCGGGCAAGGCAGCGGCGGTTGCCGGGCAGAACGTGCCCACCTACCTGGGATCCCTCGGTGGCCAGCTGACGGTGGACTCGTCGTTCCTGAGCAAGATCGACCCGCTCATCGCCCACCCCTACCAGGTCGGGTTCGTGAACTCGACCCACGTGGTCTACATCTGTGGCGCGATCTGCATGGTGATCGCATTCGGCCTGGTGATGATGATCAAGCAGGTGCCGCTGCGCACCATGTCCGCGTTGCAGGAGACCCAAATGGAGCAGGCCAGCCTGGAGGCCGAGAGCCTGCCGGCCGACGGTGGCCCCTCTGCCCCTGATCTGTCGAAGAGCGCGCCGGCGGAGACCGCGAGCGAAGCAGTGTCCTCGGTCGTTCCCGGCGCACCGTCGAAGGGGAACGGCCACGCCCCGGCCCACTCACCGGACGCGACCGGCGAGCATGTCGCGGTCGCCGTCCTGATCGCCAAGTCCGACGTGCTCACCGAAGGCCGGCCGGTCGGAACGGACCACGGTAGGCACGAGGCCTGA
- a CDS encoding MarR family winged helix-turn-helix transcriptional regulator, translating into MRNDPWLTPEQQTTWRTFLMMSSALNARIERDLQRVAGMPHAYYLILAMLSEAPGRSMRMHQLAEIVQASQSRLSHAVARLEDYGWVRREQAPGDKRGQLAILTEAGHDRLVEVAPSHAETVRSTMFDPLSDSQLVEFHDICATVLAQMTDD; encoded by the coding sequence GTGCGCAACGATCCCTGGCTGACGCCCGAGCAGCAGACAACCTGGCGAACGTTCCTGATGATGTCTTCGGCGCTCAACGCCCGCATCGAAAGGGATCTGCAGCGGGTCGCCGGGATGCCGCACGCCTACTACCTCATCCTGGCGATGCTGTCGGAGGCGCCCGGGCGGTCGATGCGGATGCACCAGTTGGCCGAGATCGTCCAGGCCTCCCAATCCCGCCTGTCGCACGCGGTCGCCAGACTCGAGGACTACGGATGGGTTCGCCGCGAGCAGGCTCCCGGTGACAAGCGCGGGCAACTGGCGATCCTGACGGAGGCCGGCCACGATCGTCTCGTCGAGGTCGCCCCGAGCCACGCAGAGACGGTGCGCTCGACCATGTTCGACCCGCTGTCGGATTCGCAACTGGTGGAGTTCCACGACATCTGCGCCACGGTGCTGGCTCAGATGACGGACGACTAG
- a CDS encoding dioxygenase, with translation MTTQTPTRMPVLYLSHGAPPLADDATWTGELQRWGADLPRPKSILVVSAHWESAPLAVGATDRVPLTYDFGGFPQHYYEVTYDAPGAPELAADVAKLFAQPGQPVYQDPDRGLDHGAYVPLKEMFPEADVPVLQVSMPTLDPSQLFQLGRALAPLRDEGVLIVGSGFTTHNVREGVADVNGAAPQWGHEFDLWAKETVEAGDIDSVLDFQRTAPAALRAHPRSEHFAPLFVSLGATADVGVQATSTVDGFWHGMAKRSFQFN, from the coding sequence ATGACCACGCAGACCCCTACCCGGATGCCCGTGCTCTACCTGTCGCACGGCGCGCCGCCGCTGGCCGACGACGCGACGTGGACCGGCGAATTGCAGCGCTGGGGAGCGGATCTGCCCCGGCCGAAGTCGATCCTGGTGGTGTCCGCCCACTGGGAATCGGCGCCGCTGGCGGTGGGTGCCACCGATCGGGTGCCTCTGACCTACGACTTCGGCGGCTTCCCGCAGCACTATTACGAGGTCACCTACGACGCGCCCGGCGCGCCGGAACTGGCCGCGGATGTCGCGAAGCTCTTCGCCCAGCCGGGGCAGCCGGTGTACCAGGACCCCGACCGCGGGCTCGACCACGGCGCCTACGTCCCGCTGAAGGAGATGTTCCCGGAGGCCGATGTTCCGGTCCTGCAGGTGTCGATGCCGACCCTGGATCCGTCACAGCTCTTCCAGCTGGGTCGGGCGCTCGCACCGTTGCGGGACGAGGGCGTGCTGATCGTCGGCTCCGGCTTCACCACCCACAACGTGCGCGAGGGGGTTGCCGACGTGAACGGTGCCGCACCGCAGTGGGGCCACGAGTTCGACCTGTGGGCCAAGGAGACGGTCGAGGCCGGAGACATCGACTCGGTGCTCGACTTCCAGCGGACCGCGCCGGCGGCGCTGCGTGCGCATCCGCGCAGTGAACACTTTGCGCCGCTGTTCGTTTCGCTCGGCGCGACCGCGGACGTGGGCGTCCAGGCGACCAGCACGGTGGACGGCTTCTGGCACGGGATGGCCAAACGGTCGTTCCAGTTCAACTGA
- a CDS encoding MarR family winged helix-turn-helix transcriptional regulator produces MTSNIVESDVSGLSSPFGPVPTQSGALDQAGASEIDATGRFDQAAEIADAVISLMRIYGNLKARVANTADPEIAALFLLVRLVKDGPKRAKELADLTSADPSTVSRQVATLVKTGLIERKADPEDGRASILVPTELGVTRVQEHFVNRGQMIEPMIADWPETDRSDFLRLLRCYADRLESRREEVVQTMSKSHHLQSTHHLPPPQHVPTPPPPHASTERSN; encoded by the coding sequence GTGACGAGCAACATCGTCGAGTCCGACGTATCAGGTCTGTCGTCACCCTTCGGGCCGGTGCCGACGCAGTCCGGTGCGCTCGATCAGGCCGGTGCATCCGAGATCGACGCGACCGGCCGATTCGATCAGGCCGCCGAGATCGCCGACGCGGTCATCAGCCTGATGCGCATCTACGGAAACCTCAAGGCCCGGGTGGCGAATACCGCAGATCCGGAGATCGCTGCGTTGTTCCTGCTGGTTCGCCTGGTCAAGGACGGTCCCAAGCGCGCCAAGGAACTGGCGGACCTGACCAGCGCGGATCCCTCGACGGTCTCTCGGCAGGTCGCGACGCTGGTCAAGACCGGGCTGATCGAGAGGAAGGCCGATCCGGAGGACGGTCGAGCTTCCATCCTCGTGCCCACCGAGCTGGGTGTCACCAGGGTGCAGGAACACTTCGTGAACCGCGGCCAGATGATCGAACCGATGATCGCCGACTGGCCCGAGACCGACCGCAGCGACTTCCTGCGTCTGCTCCGCTGCTACGCCGACCGGCTCGAGTCCCGCCGCGAGGAAGTGGTGCAGACCATGAGCAAGAGCCACCACCTGCAGTCCACGCATCATTTGCCGCCGCCCCAACATGTTCCGACGCCACCACCCCCGCACGCCAGTACCGAGAGGTCCAACTGA
- the ribD gene encoding bifunctional diaminohydroxyphosphoribosylaminopyrimidine deaminase/5-amino-6-(5-phosphoribosylamino)uracil reductase RibD — protein MTPAETAALDRAVELAARGEGTVLPNPVVGCVLLSPEGETVGEGWHQRAGGPHAEVVALSDAGDRARGATAIVTLEPCNHTGRTGPCSLALIEAGVRKVIVAVRDPWPTASGGGRTLGAAGIEVVEPPETHCAAEDVNRVWLTATRLLRPFVTFKAGITIDARVAAQDGTSRWITSSESRADVHRLRSRVDTMMVGIGTVLADDPLLTVRNANGIPTGTQPLRVVIDSQGRTPVDAKVRNGDAGTRIVTSVDGAPVDLPGTLSELYRMGRRHVLLEGGPRLATSMLDAGLIDEIIVYIAPVVLGAGPSMLGGGVVTTLTQAHRAELRTIDQLGPDVRLRYRLTS, from the coding sequence ATGACGCCGGCGGAAACCGCGGCCCTGGACCGGGCAGTCGAGCTGGCGGCTCGCGGTGAGGGCACCGTGCTGCCCAATCCGGTGGTGGGTTGTGTGCTCCTGTCTCCCGAGGGTGAGACCGTCGGCGAGGGTTGGCATCAGCGGGCCGGCGGCCCTCACGCCGAGGTTGTTGCGCTGTCCGACGCCGGCGACAGGGCCAGGGGTGCGACAGCGATCGTCACGTTGGAGCCGTGCAACCACACCGGACGGACCGGGCCGTGCTCGCTGGCGCTGATCGAGGCGGGGGTCAGGAAGGTCATCGTGGCCGTCCGTGATCCGTGGCCCACTGCGTCCGGTGGCGGCCGGACCCTAGGGGCGGCGGGCATCGAGGTGGTCGAACCGCCCGAGACCCATTGCGCGGCAGAGGACGTCAATCGGGTCTGGCTCACCGCGACCCGTCTGCTCCGCCCCTTCGTGACCTTCAAGGCCGGCATCACGATCGATGCCCGGGTGGCGGCGCAGGACGGCACCAGTCGGTGGATCACCTCGTCTGAATCCAGGGCCGACGTGCATCGTCTCCGCAGCCGGGTGGACACCATGATGGTCGGGATCGGCACGGTGCTGGCCGACGACCCGTTGCTGACCGTCCGGAACGCGAACGGTATCCCGACCGGGACCCAGCCGCTGCGGGTGGTGATCGACTCGCAAGGGCGCACACCGGTGGATGCCAAGGTCCGCAACGGCGACGCCGGGACGAGGATCGTCACATCGGTGGACGGCGCGCCGGTCGACCTCCCCGGCACCCTCTCGGAGTTGTACCGAATGGGACGTCGTCACGTGCTGCTGGAGGGCGGTCCCCGGTTGGCGACCAGCATGCTCGATGCCGGACTGATCGACGAGATCATCGTCTACATCGCACCTGTCGTGCTGGGAGCCGGCCCATCGATGCTCGGCGGCGGTGTCGTCACCACTCTCACCCAGGCCCATCGCGCCGAACTCCGGACGATCGATCAACTGGGTCCCGACGTCCGACTGCGCTACCGCCTCACGTCCTGA